In Dyadobacter subterraneus, a single genomic region encodes these proteins:
- a CDS encoding ABC transporter ATP-binding protein gives MKALKYLNKYFLKYKWYLILGTIFTIISNLFGIIPAQLVRYALDLVSETLDVYYLFAGSKLQSEMYDTFAFTILLYGLLILAMALLKGIFLFLVRQTIIVMSRHIEYELKNDVYGHYQTLPTSFFRSHNTGDLMARISEDVSNVRMYVGPSLMYGINLIVLFVLVISYMLTVSTKLTVYVLIPLPLLSISIYVVNNIMMKRSQEIQKQLSALSTYVQEAFSGIRVIKSFVQEKHSFTNFETEAEDFKKKSLGLAKVDAIFYPIIVLLIGISNILIIYVGGKEIMNGNLTPGNITEFILYVNILTWPVMALGWTTSQIQRAASSQTRINEFLNEKNTLVSDKNIAKELDGIITFKNVGFKYPDSGIQAIENFDLEIKHGESVAILGTTGSGKSTLAHLLCRLYDPTEGEILIDNLPLKDYDVHAFRRQLGYVPQDVFLFSDSIENNVRFGTKDMPHDRIEQAVKDADLYQNILNFPQGFDTRLGERGITLSGGQKQRLSIARAIARDPKILILDDCLSAVDTNTENIILNNLKRIMDQRTSVIISHRVSSAKLADKIVVLHEGRIVEQGTHTNLMAKNGAYKELYEKQLLAEEV, from the coding sequence GTGAAAGCACTTAAGTACCTCAATAAGTACTTCTTGAAATATAAATGGTATCTTATTTTAGGAACAATTTTTACCATTATTTCTAATCTTTTCGGAATTATTCCCGCACAATTGGTTCGTTATGCCCTGGATTTGGTAAGCGAAACGCTTGATGTCTACTATTTATTTGCAGGCTCCAAACTGCAAAGTGAAATGTACGACACCTTCGCTTTTACGATTTTGCTTTACGGTTTGCTGATTCTGGCGATGGCGCTTTTGAAAGGAATTTTTCTTTTTCTGGTTCGCCAAACGATAATCGTGATGTCGCGCCATATTGAATATGAATTAAAAAATGACGTTTACGGTCACTACCAAACTTTGCCGACAAGTTTTTTCAGAAGTCATAATACCGGCGATTTAATGGCGCGGATTTCAGAAGACGTGAGTAATGTGAGAATGTATGTCGGACCATCTTTAATGTATGGTATCAATTTAATTGTACTTTTTGTACTTGTTATTTCCTACATGCTGACCGTCAGTACCAAACTTACGGTTTACGTTTTGATACCGTTGCCACTGCTTTCCATCAGTATTTATGTGGTAAACAATATCATGATGAAGCGTTCTCAGGAAATTCAGAAACAGCTTTCGGCACTTTCAACGTATGTGCAGGAAGCATTTTCTGGAATTCGGGTCATCAAATCTTTTGTTCAGGAAAAACATTCTTTTACCAACTTCGAGACCGAGGCCGAAGATTTTAAGAAAAAATCACTTGGACTGGCCAAAGTGGATGCGATCTTCTACCCTATTATTGTGTTGCTGATCGGTATCAGTAATATCCTGATTATTTATGTTGGCGGAAAAGAAATTATGAACGGCAATCTGACGCCGGGAAATATTACTGAATTTATTCTTTACGTGAATATTCTGACTTGGCCGGTTATGGCGCTTGGCTGGACAACAAGCCAGATCCAGCGCGCCGCCTCTTCACAAACCCGTATCAATGAGTTTTTGAACGAAAAAAATACACTTGTTTCTGATAAGAATATTGCAAAAGAACTTGATGGAATTATCACTTTCAAAAACGTAGGATTTAAATATCCGGATTCAGGAATCCAGGCAATTGAAAATTTTGATCTGGAAATAAAACATGGAGAAAGTGTTGCGATTCTTGGGACAACCGGTTCAGGAAAAAGTACGTTAGCACATTTGTTATGCCGACTTTACGATCCGACAGAAGGCGAAATCCTGATCGATAATCTGCCGCTTAAAGATTATGACGTCCACGCTTTTCGTCGTCAACTTGGTTACGTACCGCAGGATGTATTTCTTTTTTCTGATTCTATTGAAAACAATGTGCGTTTCGGAACAAAAGATATGCCGCACGACCGCATTGAACAGGCTGTGAAAGATGCAGATTTGTACCAAAACATTCTGAATTTCCCACAAGGATTTGATACCCGTTTGGGAGAAAGAGGAATCACTTTATCAGGCGGACAAAAACAACGTCTTTCCATCGCCCGCGCCATCGCCCGTGATCCTAAAATTCTGATTCTTGATGATTGTCTTTCTGCGGTTGATACCAATACAGAAAATATTATTCTGAACAATCTCAAACGTATCATGGATCAGCGCACTTCTGTGATTATTTCCCACCGTGTCTCTTCTGCAAAACTTGCTGACAAAATCGTAGTACTTCATGAAGGCCGGATTGTGGAACAAGGAACGCATACAAATCTTATGGCGAAAAATGGTGCTTACAAGGAATTGTATGAAAAACAGTTACTTGCCGAAGAAGTATAA
- the nusB gene encoding transcription antitermination factor NusB produces MLNRRLLRTKAVQALYARKLTADANRLLALDQIEEAFAPDLNSMEFQDKQKLTNNKHLAGAALDELIKNGELKPNDEVSEDVVKVAGSAYQAYKRQTGTDGEKMVRRVLNETESIYVDFIRVISMLLELSYQAKLDRERKYDDPEAPFSKNGGLNTNRVIMVLQEDKTLEEEIIRNGINWSNDMNMIRKTYREALRKDATYEEYCNKVEHTPEEDQLLVQYILRQVILKHEVPLEFLEQRDLYWADHSELIRGLAIKTLKSADNAETFTLAPLTKDWEEDRFFVEELYRYVIEENDQYDLYLDEQLKNWELDRIALVDMIILKTALAELIHFPGIPVKVTINEFIEIAKRYSTPKSGKFVNGVLDVLSVKLAAQGIIRKSGRGLIDNK; encoded by the coding sequence ATGCTGAATAGAAGATTATTACGAACAAAAGCTGTTCAAGCTCTTTACGCACGCAAATTAACTGCTGATGCAAACCGTTTACTTGCTTTGGATCAGATTGAAGAAGCGTTTGCGCCTGATTTGAATTCCATGGAATTTCAGGATAAGCAAAAACTAACGAACAACAAACATTTGGCAGGAGCGGCGTTGGACGAACTGATCAAAAACGGTGAATTAAAACCGAATGATGAAGTTTCTGAGGACGTTGTAAAAGTTGCCGGCAGCGCATACCAGGCTTACAAAAGACAGACCGGGACGGACGGAGAGAAAATGGTTCGGCGCGTTTTAAATGAAACGGAATCTATTTACGTTGATTTTATCCGCGTTATTTCCATGTTACTTGAACTTTCATATCAGGCAAAACTGGATCGTGAACGGAAATATGATGATCCGGAAGCTCCTTTTTCTAAAAATGGCGGGTTGAATACAAACCGTGTCATTATGGTTTTGCAGGAAGATAAAACGCTTGAAGAAGAAATAATCAGAAACGGTATCAATTGGAGTAATGATATGAACATGATACGCAAAACGTATCGTGAGGCATTGCGCAAGGATGCAACTTATGAGGAATATTGTAATAAAGTTGAACATACGCCGGAAGAAGATCAGCTGCTTGTTCAATATATATTGCGCCAGGTAATTCTGAAACATGAAGTTCCTTTGGAATTTCTAGAACAACGTGATTTATACTGGGCTGATCATAGTGAACTGATTCGCGGATTAGCGATCAAAACTTTAAAATCTGCTGATAATGCAGAGACTTTCACTTTGGCTCCTTTGACAAAAGATTGGGAAGAAGATCGTTTCTTTGTTGAGGAACTTTACAGATATGTGATTGAAGAAAATGATCAGTATGATCTTTATCTTGACGAACAACTGAAAAACTGGGAACTTGATCGTATCGCTTTGGTGGATATGATTATCCTGAAAACGGCTCTGGCTGAGTTGATCCATTTTCCCGGAATTCCTGTAAAAGTGACCATCAATGAATTTATTGAAATCGCAAAAAGGTATAGTACTCCCAAAAGTGGTAAGTTTGTAAATGGTGTACTTGATGTACTTTCTGTTAAATTAGCAGCGCAGGGTATCATCAGAAAAAGTGGCCGTGGATTGATAGATAATAAATAG
- a CDS encoding YtxH domain-containing protein, protein MSKSSRSLIAFLTGCATGAALGILYAPDKGNVLRTQLTYRLSKYREKLQEVIEDLIDKKNQPDSYARTEGERVVSDAREKAEKLLEDVDRLMAQIKSQTN, encoded by the coding sequence ATGAGTAAATCGAGCCGTAGTTTAATTGCATTTTTGACTGGATGTGCAACAGGAGCAGCTTTGGGGATTCTTTATGCTCCTGATAAAGGAAATGTGCTTCGTACCCAGCTGACTTACCGGTTGTCAAAATACCGTGAAAAGTTACAGGAGGTTATCGAAGATTTAATTGACAAAAAAAATCAGCCTGATAGCTACGCCAGAACAGAAGGCGAGCGGGTGGTAAGTGATGCACGTGAAAAAGCTGAGAAATTGCTTGAAGACGTAGATCGTTTGATGGCACAAATAAAAAGTCAGACTAACTGA
- a CDS encoding DUF1573 domain-containing protein produces the protein MRKLAAFVVLSGIALMLVNCSGSENKKDSKTGDIKLPVFTLTDSSSFDFGTIQEGEVVEHTFHFKNDGPYPLILNNITSSCGCTTPEWPRDPIAPNAASSIKVRFNSKGKSGPQVKTVTVYANTDPAYSELRLRGIVNAAPKPEAAKSTE, from the coding sequence ATGAGAAAACTTGCTGCATTTGTAGTTCTTTCGGGAATTGCCCTGATGCTTGTAAATTGTTCAGGTTCTGAAAATAAAAAGGATTCAAAAACGGGAGACATAAAGCTTCCCGTTTTTACTTTAACCGACAGTTCTTCTTTTGATTTTGGTACAATTCAGGAGGGAGAGGTGGTGGAACATACTTTTCATTTCAAAAATGACGGACCGTATCCGTTGATTCTGAATAACATTACTTCGTCATGCGGATGTACAACGCCGGAATGGCCGCGTGATCCGATTGCTCCAAATGCTGCTTCAAGTATTAAAGTTCGTTTTAACAGCAAGGGGAAATCCGGCCCTCAGGTAAAAACGGTTACGGTTTATGCCAATACTGATCCGGCCTATTCCGAATTGCGTTTGAGAGGCATTGTCAATGCAGCTCCTAAGCCGGAAGCGGCAAAATCAACTGAGTAG
- the yajC gene encoding preprotein translocase subunit YajC, with the protein MTLSILLQAAGGSQAMIYQVVMWVGIIGVFYFFMIRPQQKKQKELKTLLSAIKKGDQIVTIGGIHARVYAVEETLVTLELDKGVKLTVDKSAIARTIAE; encoded by the coding sequence ATGACACTTTCAATTTTATTACAAGCAGCAGGCGGCTCACAAGCCATGATTTATCAGGTGGTGATGTGGGTTGGGATTATCGGGGTATTTTACTTCTTCATGATCCGTCCGCAGCAAAAGAAACAAAAGGAGTTGAAGACACTTTTGAGCGCTATCAAAAAGGGAGATCAAATCGTTACGATTGGTGGAATTCATGCAAGAGTGTATGCTGTTGAAGAAACTTTGGTAACGCTTGAACTTGACAAAGGTGTAAAACTGACTGTTGACAAATCGGCAATTGCGCGTACTATTGCAGAATAA
- the coaE gene encoding dephospho-CoA kinase (Dephospho-CoA kinase (CoaE) performs the final step in coenzyme A biosynthesis.) — translation MHIGVTGGIGSGKSIVCKLFACLDIPVYDADTRAKWLTNNDPEIRRAVIQLLGEESYTLDGEYNRPYVSSLVFKNPELLKKLNGIIHPAVGKDTDTWLENHTNFPYVIKEAAIMNKARENNNLDFVIVVTAPVELRLSRIRNRDKNRSEAEIRSIIERQISDEERDAIADFKVDNGENAALIPQVLELHKLFLEKNGKQI, via the coding sequence ATGCATATTGGTGTAACAGGCGGCATTGGTTCTGGCAAAAGTATTGTCTGCAAGTTGTTTGCCTGTCTGGATATTCCTGTATATGATGCTGATACACGAGCCAAATGGCTTACCAATAACGATCCTGAAATCCGTAGAGCCGTAATTCAACTACTTGGTGAGGAATCTTACACTTTGGATGGCGAATATAATCGTCCTTATGTTTCTTCCCTAGTTTTCAAAAATCCTGAACTTCTAAAAAAACTAAACGGGATTATTCATCCGGCGGTTGGAAAAGATACTGATACGTGGCTGGAAAATCATACCAATTTTCCTTATGTGATCAAGGAAGCCGCTATCATGAATAAAGCCCGAGAAAATAATAATCTGGATTTTGTAATTGTAGTAACTGCCCCGGTTGAATTACGTTTATCAAGAATTCGAAATCGTGATAAAAACCGTTCGGAGGCTGAAATCAGATCGATAATTGAAAGACAAATTTCGGATGAAGAACGTGATGCAATTGCAGATTTTAAGGTTGATAATGGCGAAAATGCGGCTCTTATTCCACAGGTTTTAGAACTTCATAAATTATTCCTGGAAAAAAACGGGAAGCAAATTTAG
- a CDS encoding DNA polymerase III subunit gamma/tau yields the protein MDHFVVSARKYRPVTFDSVVGQSHITTTLKNAIRTNHLAQAFLFCGPRGVGKTTCARILAKTINCQNLGDDVEACGECESCISFQNNASFNIHELDAASNNSVEDIRNLIDQVRYPPQTGKYKIYIIDEVHMLSQAAFNAFLKTLEEPPGYAIFILATTEKHKILPTILSRCQIFDFNRIQPKDIAYHLADIAKKEGIETEKEALELIGQKADGGLRDALSMFDLNVTFSTDNHLTYAAVLENLHILDYDYYFKITDALTAASVARSLVLFDEILRKGFDGHLFIVGLLEHFRNLLVCKDPATVSLLQVSESAERKYIDQSRNADMSFLLSALSVASQCDINYKAAKNQRLHVELCLMKLANLPNILQLHSLAAVDETAKKKVEPQQSVSNNEAKEATPVYENRPQEVSYTNGNIAAVVSQPISQATARPSKLRSTTQLTPQEPMAQNGSAKEVAAANEAITAPQPAKILLELTLENLQQVWHEFAENRRRTKDSTTEGIALNRAVDLVDFTIQIALDNDPQMDALQGMRYELLGYLKSRLNAPKLEINPRVAPHEVNRLPYTPAEKFNYMAEKNPYLLQLKQALGLDVDF from the coding sequence ATGGATCATTTCGTTGTTTCGGCCAGAAAGTATCGCCCGGTCACTTTCGACTCGGTAGTTGGCCAATCACATATCACGACTACGCTTAAAAATGCAATTCGTACCAATCATCTCGCACAGGCTTTCCTGTTTTGCGGTCCGCGTGGTGTTGGTAAGACTACATGTGCCCGTATTCTTGCAAAAACCATTAACTGTCAGAATCTTGGGGACGATGTAGAGGCTTGCGGCGAGTGTGAATCCTGTATCAGTTTTCAAAATAATGCCTCTTTTAACATCCATGAACTGGACGCTGCTTCCAATAACTCTGTTGAAGATATCCGTAACCTGATCGATCAGGTTCGCTATCCGCCTCAGACCGGAAAATATAAAATCTACATTATTGATGAGGTTCACATGCTTTCACAGGCGGCTTTTAATGCCTTTTTGAAAACATTGGAAGAACCGCCCGGATATGCCATTTTCATTTTGGCAACAACCGAAAAACACAAAATTCTCCCAACGATTTTATCCCGTTGCCAGATTTTTGATTTCAACCGTATCCAGCCAAAAGACATTGCTTATCACCTTGCTGATATTGCAAAAAAAGAAGGTATTGAAACAGAAAAAGAAGCACTCGAACTGATCGGCCAGAAAGCGGACGGCGGTTTGCGTGATGCGCTTTCTATGTTTGATTTGAACGTTACCTTTTCAACCGATAATCATTTGACTTATGCAGCTGTTTTAGAAAACCTGCATATTCTGGATTACGATTATTATTTCAAAATCACGGATGCTTTAACAGCTGCAAGTGTGGCGCGTTCATTGGTTTTGTTTGATGAAATATTAAGAAAAGGTTTCGATGGGCATTTATTTATTGTCGGCTTGCTTGAACATTTCCGTAATCTTCTGGTTTGTAAAGATCCTGCAACGGTTTCACTTTTGCAGGTTTCAGAATCGGCTGAAAGAAAATATATTGACCAGTCCAGAAATGCAGATATGAGCTTTTTGCTTTCGGCATTAAGCGTTGCCAGTCAGTGTGATATCAATTATAAAGCTGCGAAAAATCAGCGATTGCATGTGGAGCTTTGCCTGATGAAACTGGCCAATCTCCCCAATATTCTTCAACTTCATTCTCTTGCCGCCGTTGATGAAACGGCAAAAAAAAAAGTTGAGCCTCAACAATCCGTAAGTAATAACGAAGCAAAAGAAGCGACGCCGGTATATGAAAACCGGCCGCAGGAAGTTTCATATACAAACGGAAATATTGCGGCTGTTGTTTCGCAGCCGATAAGTCAAGCAACCGCAAGACCGTCAAAACTTAGAAGTACAACGCAGCTTACACCACAGGAGCCAATGGCCCAAAACGGTTCCGCGAAAGAAGTGGCTGCTGCTAATGAGGCAATTACTGCACCTCAACCTGCGAAAATACTGCTTGAACTGACGCTGGAAAATTTACAGCAGGTTTGGCATGAATTCGCTGAAAACAGAAGACGCACGAAAGATTCGACAACAGAAGGAATTGCGTTAAACAGGGCTGTCGATCTGGTGGATTTCACAATTCAAATCGCCCTGGATAATGATCCGCAAATGGATGCTTTGCAGGGAATGCGTTATGAATTGCTTGGATATTTGAAGAGCAGATTGAATGCACCAAAACTGGAAATAAATCCCCGTGTGGCGCCGCATGAAGTAAATCGGTTGCCTTATACGCCGGCAGAAAAATTCAATTATATGGCGGAGAAAAATCCTTATTTGTTGCAGCTAAAACAAGCATTGGGATTGGATGTAGATTTCTAA
- a CDS encoding glycoside hydrolase family 16 protein → MSGKQNYSSARLVTKGKGDFLYGKFEIRAKLPQGRGTWPAIWMLFSQENYGSKGWPDNGEIDIMEHVGFDQNHIHGNIHTKAFNHVLKTNKGRDTLLTDASTAFHIYICEWTPTYVSIGIDGKEYFRFNKESGYSWEQWPYDKSFHLILNMAVGGDWGGQKGVDDSIFPQKMEVDYVRVYPLIEKK, encoded by the coding sequence ATATCAGGCAAACAAAATTACAGTTCAGCCCGATTAGTCACGAAAGGAAAAGGTGATTTTCTTTATGGGAAATTTGAGATTCGCGCCAAACTTCCGCAAGGCCGCGGAACCTGGCCTGCCATCTGGATGCTTTTTTCACAAGAAAACTATGGCAGCAAAGGCTGGCCGGATAATGGTGAAATTGACATTATGGAACACGTAGGTTTTGACCAGAATCACATTCATGGAAATATACACACCAAAGCATTTAACCACGTTTTAAAAACTAATAAAGGCCGCGATACATTACTCACAGATGCCTCAACAGCATTTCATATCTATATCTGTGAATGGACGCCCACCTATGTTTCAATCGGCATTGACGGAAAAGAATATTTCCGGTTTAATAAAGAATCAGGCTATTCCTGGGAGCAGTGGCCTTATGATAAATCTTTTCATTTAATTTTAAATATGGCTGTTGGCGGCGATTGGGGCGGACAGAAAGGTGTGGATGACAGCATTTTCCCTCAAAAAATGGAGGTTGATTACGTCCGTGTCTATCCGTTGATCGAGAAAAAGTAA
- a CDS encoding glycoside hydrolase family 16 protein encodes MQKFFSKKLFLISVCLIGFIDCSQSQTSPAQSTPVKYEFGLTPIWQDEFNYSGKPDVKKWSYDLGGDGWGNHELENYTNKPENARVENGSLIIEARKKYQANKITVQPD; translated from the coding sequence ATGCAAAAATTCTTTTCTAAAAAACTATTTCTCATTTCAGTCTGCCTAATCGGGTTTATTGATTGTTCGCAATCTCAAACTTCACCTGCACAATCAACACCAGTAAAATACGAGTTTGGATTAACGCCAATCTGGCAGGATGAATTTAATTATTCAGGAAAACCTGATGTTAAAAAGTGGAGTTATGATTTGGGCGGCGATGGCTGGGGAAATCATGAGTTGGAAAATTATACTAACAAACCAGAAAATGCCCGTGTTGAAAATGGCAGTCTGATCATTGAAGCCAGAAAAAAATATCAGGCAAACAAAATTACAGTTCAGCCCGATTAG
- a CDS encoding GSCFA domain-containing protein yields the protein MKQLKLTTELNVTPSEWKINHQSNILTIGSCFADVLGNQLSENKFPVLNNPFGTVFNPLAIAKLLDLSLDGKPPHAALYHQNTDGIWLHHDFHSSLWSTSRVDLEEKLIDKQKQVNQFLRNADVLVITLGTAFAYRHRATNVLVGNCHKVPSDKFVKELLHLDQVIIGLEHLLFKLQSIKRDLKIILTVSPVRHAKDTLPLNQVSKSTLRLVCHRLSEKFKQVNYFPAYEIMVDELRDYRFYKPDLIHPNSVAEDHIFRTFAEAFIDKPALDFMKDWEGIQKMMNHHAQHGFTPGHLALLHTLQGRLGDLAGQVDLSYELIEINRRIREFPANS from the coding sequence ATGAAGCAATTAAAACTTACCACAGAACTCAACGTTACACCTTCAGAATGGAAAATAAATCATCAATCCAATATATTAACCATTGGCTCCTGTTTTGCTGATGTGTTAGGAAATCAGCTATCGGAAAACAAATTTCCGGTTTTGAATAATCCTTTTGGCACTGTCTTTAACCCGCTGGCCATAGCCAAACTTCTCGATTTATCGCTGGATGGCAAACCTCCGCATGCCGCACTTTATCATCAAAATACGGATGGAATCTGGCTGCATCATGATTTTCATTCCTCGCTTTGGTCAACAAGTCGTGTTGATCTGGAAGAAAAACTGATTGATAAGCAAAAGCAGGTAAATCAGTTTTTAAGAAATGCCGATGTGCTTGTGATTACCTTGGGAACTGCTTTTGCTTATCGCCATCGCGCAACCAATGTCCTGGTTGGAAATTGTCACAAAGTGCCTTCCGATAAATTTGTTAAGGAATTACTGCATCTTGATCAGGTAATCATCGGACTGGAACATCTGCTTTTTAAATTACAATCAATAAAAAGAGACCTGAAAATTATTCTGACAGTTAGTCCTGTTCGGCATGCCAAGGATACACTTCCTCTGAATCAGGTTAGTAAATCGACTTTACGTCTGGTTTGCCACCGTTTGTCGGAGAAATTTAAGCAGGTAAATTATTTCCCTGCCTATGAGATAATGGTGGACGAACTGCGTGATTATCGTTTCTACAAACCCGATCTTATTCATCCAAACAGTGTAGCAGAGGACCATATCTTTCGTACTTTTGCGGAAGCTTTCATCGATAAGCCAGCACTGGATTTCATGAAAGACTGGGAGGGAATTCAGAAAATGATGAATCATCATGCCCAACATGGATTTACGCCAGGCCACCTGGCATTATTACACACACTTCAGGGAAGATTAGGCGATTTGGCCGGTCAGGTAGATTTATCTTATGAATTAATAGAAATAAATCGAAGAATTCGTGAATTTCCTGCCAATTCATAA
- a CDS encoding Mrp/NBP35 family ATP-binding protein codes for MGEFTINKEKVLQALGTVEEPDLKQDLVTLNMIQDIEIGVNQVKFTVILTTPACPLKELIRRLCVEAIHTHLNPDVEVIVNLTSNVTSIRPLGAALIPGVKNVIAISSGKGGVGKSTVTANLAMALHRSGASVGIIDADISGPSIPLMFGAENMQPTITPRNGKNYINPIRQYGIKMISIGFLTPADSAVVWRGPMASQALKQFFGDTDWGDLDYLLIDLPPGTSDIHLTLVQTVPVTGALIVTTPQKVALADAVKGMSMFRQPQINVPILGVIENMAWFTPAELPDSKYHIFGKGGGQSLADKFDVPLLGQIPLVQGIREAGDEGRPAVMDVNPIVNDAFRIAAEGLAQQVAIRNATKEKTQMVEIQA; via the coding sequence ATGGGCGAATTTACAATCAATAAAGAAAAAGTATTACAGGCTTTGGGCACTGTTGAGGAGCCGGATCTTAAACAGGATTTGGTAACCTTGAACATGATTCAGGATATTGAGATCGGTGTAAACCAGGTGAAATTTACGGTTATTTTAACGACACCTGCTTGCCCTTTAAAAGAATTGATAAGAAGATTGTGCGTTGAAGCCATTCACACGCATTTAAATCCGGATGTTGAGGTTATTGTTAACTTAACTTCCAATGTAACGAGTATCAGGCCATTAGGCGCGGCACTTATTCCAGGGGTTAAAAACGTAATTGCCATTTCTTCTGGAAAAGGCGGAGTTGGGAAATCTACCGTTACTGCTAATCTTGCCATGGCTTTGCACCGTTCAGGTGCTTCCGTTGGAATTATTGACGCAGATATTTCTGGACCTTCCATTCCTCTGATGTTTGGTGCTGAAAATATGCAGCCGACAATCACACCGAGAAATGGAAAAAATTATATCAATCCGATTCGTCAGTATGGTATCAAAATGATTTCTATCGGATTTCTGACTCCTGCGGACAGTGCGGTGGTTTGGCGCGGTCCGATGGCCAGTCAGGCTTTGAAGCAATTTTTTGGAGATACGGATTGGGGCGATCTGGATTATTTGTTGATTGATCTTCCTCCGGGAACTAGTGATATTCACCTAACTTTGGTGCAGACAGTACCAGTTACCGGTGCGCTTATTGTAACGACACCTCAAAAAGTTGCCTTAGCGGATGCAGTTAAAGGAATGTCAATGTTCCGTCAGCCGCAAATTAATGTTCCGATTTTGGGTGTGATTGAAAATATGGCTTGGTTTACCCCGGCAGAACTTCCTGATAGTAAGTATCATATTTTCGGAAAAGGAGGCGGACAGTCGCTTGCTGATAAATTTGATGTACCTTTGTTGGGTCAAATTCCTTTGGTACAAGGCATTCGTGAAGCGGGAGATGAAGGTCGCCCGGCTGTGATGGATGTTAATCCGATTGTAAATGACGCTTTCCGCATCGCAGCTGAAGGTTTGGCGCAACAAGTTGCCATCCGCAATGCGACAAAGGAGAAGACGCAAATGGTAGAAATTCAGGCTTAG
- a CDS encoding NifU family protein → MDSREKTLELIEQALETVRPYLHADGGDVKLVELTDDLTVRLELQGSCQSCPMSAMTFRAGLEESIRKAVPHINRVVASNVPSLA, encoded by the coding sequence ATGGATTCAAGAGAAAAAACATTAGAATTAATTGAGCAGGCGTTGGAAACTGTTCGTCCGTATTTACATGCAGATGGCGGTGACGTGAAGTTGGTAGAATTAACGGATGATCTTACGGTAAGACTAGAATTACAGGGTTCTTGCCAAAGCTGTCCGATGAGCGCAATGACTTTCCGTGCCGGTCTTGAAGAATCGATCCGTAAAGCGGTTCCGCATATCAACCGTGTTGTGGCATCAAACGTGCCTTCATTAGCATAA